The DNA sequence ATGGATGGAGGAGCAGGCCCAGAGCCTCATCGATAAGACCACCGCCGCTTTCCGCCAGGGGAAGATCCCGCCCaccgctcccttcccggcgccCGCAGGCCCGCCTCCCGCCGGGGCCGCCATCCcgccgccgcccggcaatgtcggcGTGCCGCCGCCGCGGCCTGCCATCCTGCCGGGGCCCCCGATGGGAGGGCCGCCCATGATGCCGATGATGGGCCCTGCCCCACACGGGATGATGCTGGTTGGCCCCGGGATGAGACCGCCGATTGGGGGCCCGATGCCCATGATGCCGGGGCCGATGATGGGGCCTCACCGGCCCATGATGGTGCCTTCCAGACCCGGATTAGTTCGTTCGGGAAGATAAATGGTGACTTAAGGAGGGAAGTTTACTCAGTGCAACTTTTCACATCCCCACGAAGCAGAGGACAGGGTCGTCGTTTGAAGATCAGATTTGTAACTGTCTTTTTGTTATGAAATTGCAGCAAGTCGCATGttagccgccatcttcctcacttgGCGATTGTGAGCGGATTTCTGCTTGGCCTTCAGTGATACCAGCTAGATTACTTTGTGAAATCTCCATTCacgttttttaaaaaagggaaacgTCCAGTTTGGAGCGAGTGATTCACTGATTCTGGGTTGCTCTAGATTTTGCAGAAAACAGACAGCTCCTGTAACATTTTCCCGGCTTTCGGCGTTTTGCTTCATTGTATTTGGCAGTTAAAAGGCATTTTGGCTTTCTAATTGTCCATTTTTGATTTCTAACCTTCCAGTGCCACATGTCCTTATTTGGCTGGAAAGCAGATGGGTAGTTGGAAATCCCTTTTTTTTTGCCGGTCTGAATATTTTATATCGAAAAGATCCCAAACGCCCACTGTTGTGGTTGACCCATTCGACTGTACAAAAGTATTGAGCTATAGCATATGGGTTAAGTTATATATGGAACTTATAATTTCTCGAGAATAATTTTGGGTAACTGAACCAACCGGCTGAAAATCTTAACTTGAAAGTGCATTGATGTTGAACGTAACTCGTTTTGTTGCATTTTTTTTGCAATCCTTAAATTAGTGGTGCAAATAGTGAGTTCTTTATATCTATGTAATAAATGTCACACTTTGGACATATTTTGGTTTCTTTTGCTGTCTCAAAGATTGTAATGAAACTGAATGGGTCTGAAACTTGGTGTATAATTTGAAGTGTTTTTAAATCCCTTCTCAGTGGAATAAAGCTGCCTTGCCCCATTTATTATAATACCATTTTAGAAAGTGGAATATAATTTATGAAGGACAAGCTTAATTTTAATAAAACCTTTAGAAAATTAGCAGCTTTAGCATAATCAAACCACCAATTAGTTTATTTACCAAAGTTTGTGCAGATGACCAGATAAGTGCAAAATGCAGTTCTTTTTTTAACCAAATTTGCTGATTATCATTTTGCCTTTTAACTCGGTGTTATGAACTGTATGTAAATCAAAATAATTAGTATTTTACCTGCCAATGTCTTGCTGCAGTTTGCGAAAGTGTTGGCCATTTGATTTTCTTTTTATAATCAGCCCATAGTGTGAATTAAAAAGTAGCTTGTTAGTCTGTAGATAGATGGATTGGACTACACAGAAAAGTTTATTTAATGTGATTGCTTTCCTTTTGTGTGTAAAGGCATTGTTCTTTCCAAAGTGTAATTTTAAACAATAATCCAAAATATTATTTTTGCAATTATCTTTAATTAGAAATAATGTAGTGAAACATTTGAAGCTACATCAAGATACACAAAACCTCTCCCTCCCAAAACAAAGTGAAAACGAATAGTAGGATCGTGATAACTGGCTTCGTTAAGATTTCCATAGAAAACCAAACAAAATTATACCTCAAGGCATCATTATTTAATCTGAATCCAATTAATGGACAACTTTTAATAGTTTCTGAAAAATCTGATTTTAAAATCAGATGCTGAAAACGTACAGGTAGATGAGTATTTCAATCTTTAAGAGGTAACTATAAATGTGTGgatatgaaataaaaatcgcttattgtcacaagtaggcatcaaatgaagttactgtgaaaagccctttgtcgccacattccggcgcctgtttggggggggctggtacgggaattgaaccgtgctgctggcctgccttggtctgctttcaaagccagcgaattagccctgtgctaaacagccccttatattCTGATGAGGCAACAACACCTTCCCCCAACTTTTTCTTCCACATGCTTGTCAGCCTGATGTACACTTTACCATTATCTGTTCATTACCTTTCAATTGATTTAATTTCAAGACATCATAACGCATACTGATGTTAGGAGGTCAAATTGAAAACAGCTTGAAATATTGAGCACCCTTACAAATGGAAATGCACATAACTGAGGGGAAAATGTTGCCCTGAGTAAGATTAAAAATTCTAAATAAGCTACCAAGAATTACATATCCTTCACTGAAGTACAGACAATTCTAAGTTTATAGCAGAGGATGTAACAGCCAGTTGTCCAATTTTTTATAAAAACGTTTGGAATGTAATTTTTCTACTGGAATTTATCTATAAATATCCAGTTTATAAAATGCAATTTTTTTTAGAATTGCAATGCATCATTTTTTTTGTTCAATGGAACAGAAAACCTGTTTTGTCCCACAAAACATAATCAAATGGAATGCTAAACATTGAAGAGAACTCTCATCAATGGCTGACAATTAAACAAATAGCAGGAAGTGGCTAAGATAATATTTATTTCAAAATGGCTGAATATGTACAATACCTGAACTATTGCTATGTGGTCAGTCAGTTATTTTCCTACATACATCATAGTGATAGGAGGCATAATGGCTGTTTATCATGCTGAAATGAGGGTTCTAAAAGCAACAACTATAGACAGAAAAAtgactcccagtagaccaatgtatCCATAGGAACCATTCAGTCttttctctggcactgtgaagaagcaGAGATAACATAGCTGAACCAAAGTGCATAATCAAAAACATGGTTTCACTGAGATAGCTAATACTACATGGAACATTTTTTTCTGTTTTACACAATCTAATGAAGTACAAATTTTGGACCATGTACAAGTGGGAGTTTCGTTGCTTGATGTAGAATGGTCCAGTGAACTTCATAGCTAGATTCCGTGTGTGAAGGACGCGAGGCTTCAGTACAATTTGGTGAATGTTTAGTGGGCAGAGGAAAAAAAACAGGACTGTGCAGCGATAAAAGAATTGAGCAGGTAAGGGAAACCGTGATATTTAGGTAGATTTTTTAAAATGGGCACAAAAACAACGTACTGAAAATACACAGTGGGTCAGCCAACATCTGTAAAGAAAAGAAATGAAAGTCGTAACGACTTCTGTATCATCAAAAAGGATAATTAACGCCTTTTTGTTAAGATTGGAAAAAGAAGCAACAAATACCAACCGGAGAGAGGGAATTAATGGATTAAATTATCGGGTAAACTGCTTAAGGCTCAAATCTAAAAGGTTACCTGACAAGGTGCAGAGGTAGGAATGTATCAAGAGTAATGTGTGCAAAGTGAAGAAAATGAGAGAGTAAATAAACATTGAGACAAAATGAAATTAATACAGAAAATGTAAGTTCTTTTTAAAAAGATTAATTTACggaatgtggatgtcactggctaggccaacatttgtttccgatcccttaagaaggtggttatgagctgccttgaactgctgcagtccctgaagtgtaggtacacgcacaatgttattggggagggtgttccaggattttgattcagtgactgaaggaaaggcgatatattgtgagggtgctgagtgacttggaggggaactccaggtggtggtgttcccaggtatctgctgctcttgtcctcctcgatggtagtggatttggaaggtactgtctagggaaccttggcgagttcctgaagtgcatcttgtagttggtacacactgctgtcactgttcatTGGCGAAGGGATAGCAATTAAGTGGGCTGCGTTTTCCcagatggtgtccagcttcttgagtgttgttgacgctgcgctcatccaggcaaatggagagaagaaataatcttttttgtcacaagtaggcttacttaacattgcaatgaagttaccgtgaaaagcgcctggtcgccatattccggcgcctattcgggtacggaaagggagaattcagaatatccaattcacctaaagcatgtctttcgggacttgtgggaggaaaccggagcacccggaggaaacatacgcagacacggggagaacgtgcagactccgcacagacagtgacccaagtggtgaatcgaacctggtgctgtgaagcaacagtgctacccactgtgcattacactcctgacttatgccttataGATTGTGGTCcggctttggggattcaggtgagttactctctgcaggattcctagtctttgacctgctctggtagtcagtattattatggctggtccagttcagtttctggtcaatggtaatctctaggatgttgatggtggggaaaaAAAACACCTTGCTTTATGTAGTGTATATAACAAAAAAGTTGACAAGGCACTTTGAAAAGCTGTAATCAAAGAAAGATGGAGAGGTGATGAAAAGCTTTGTTAAAGGTTTTAAGGAGGATCTCCCAAGGGGGAGATGGAAGAGTAGTTGTTaatggaaggaattccagagtgGGATACAGAAATTAGTGACTTTCCCATCAATATTATGGTACTTTAAAATAGCATAGTTGGACACATTTATCTCAATTTTCTTAAGTATAAATGTGTAAACAAAAAAGGGAATTTCAATACTATGTACCTCCTGAGTAATATCCCCATGCATATGTAAATCGGCTGGTTACCCAGATGATACCAAGCACAGAAGCAGTGATCTGTGAAATGAAGTAAATTAGATTATTTAATTATACAGTGGGTGTATATGAACAAACATTAAGAAGTCACAATGAAGGATATAATTGAGATAAAAATGAATTGAAAATACTCAGCACACTAGGCTTCATGTGCATGTCTAAAATTAAAACTTTGTTATACAGAAAATGGCTTCTCAGTTTCTACCAAAAGTCTCTACACCTCAAAGTATGTACAGCATTTTGAGATGTTTCTAAGATACAGTTCAGTGTTATGCCAATAATAGATTTTCTTGAATTTCTATTTTTCTCATAAATATGATTACATAAATCCAAGAGGAAATTAAGGAGAAACATCTCTAACCAAAGAATGGTAATAATTTGTGTCAATCGTCCCAATTTTACCCCTACATAACCTATCAGTTTTATTTTTCAACAGAGAGATAGTCTGTGGGACAGAAAGTGTTGATTTTAGTTGGTTCTGGGGCGGCCGGGGGCAGGGGGAGCAGCAACATTCCTTCTGTGAAGCAGGGGTATGCTGAGTTGAGTGATAGTACACATGAGGATCAATTGAAATATATTGTTAGCAAGCTGAAATTAATGTCAATCAGGTAATTGTTGAAGAACCAATTTTTGGAATCATTGCACATAAAAATCAAGTTGAATTATGTATTTTAAATGTAGTTATTTGTGGAACCAAGACTGCTGGTTATAAATTCATGGATTTTACAGTCCTTTTGGATAAAAGGTGAATGATCACACTTTCAGGAGCACGGAGTTATCTTACCGGCCAAACTTgctatttataggtccaggcagcgggcgaccgagggggtcgtccggccTGATTGCTCATCTTCCGCGGCTGGGTGTCCCTGGAacgggagcatgcagtgtccacgggCCTTCCGCGCTCGGTGGGCGCCGCAGGGGTTGGACTGCCCTAGCGACTCCGATTTTCACACTTTGATTTGATGGGTTTTGTTAAGTTTTCGTTTTCCTTGTTCGATTTGGGCCGTGCTCCGATCGTTGTTTTGGAGCGCTTCCCTTTTTTGTTTTTTCCATCAGTTACTTTGTGTTCTTTTACTTAGTTTACACACCGAGCATCATGCCAGGACAAGTGGCGAATGCCGGATTAACTCCTGCTGCATATAAATAAATATAGCAGGTCTTCACTTCACCCCAAAAAAACGAAAAAACAAATTCTTTCTTTTCGGCCCTAAATTATAGTAGTTAGACCCTAAGAAAAGGCAACATTGAAAAAGATAGCACATATTATTTATGACCGTCTATTGAGGCACAATGCCATTTCATGTTTACCGGATAGACAGCTCCAGCTATCAGTTGGAAGATCAGCCATTGAGGATATATCTCCAATGTGTTTAGATGTGCTCGTTGGATACAGTTGAATATTAGGTCCTTATCACTGTACATGCTTGGATACTGGAATGGAATGCAATGTATTATTACAATGCAAATGAACGACTGCATGACTCAATTCCGGAACTTTTGTGAATGTTTCATCTTCAAAAATACATTGTTTAAAAACTGTCAAAGGAAAATTAATCCCAAACATTCTTTGTTTGGCGAAACAGATTCAAGCATTCATTGCACGGTTCATGGACTAATGTATTTTAGTGGCCGATCGAACTGCCACGCCATTCCTTTTTACTTACCTAAGTCTAGAGCTGCATGTTTCTTGTCTGATCTTCCGTCCTAGGCCTAGGGAGAAATGTGCAGCACTGCAGCTCCAAAATCCTTTCAGTAAAGGGTTCC is a window from the Scyliorhinus torazame isolate Kashiwa2021f chromosome 1, sScyTor2.1, whole genome shotgun sequence genome containing:
- the snrpc gene encoding U1 small nuclear ribonucleoprotein C, translated to MPKYYCDYCDTYLTHDSPSVRKTHCEGRKHKENVKDYYQKWMEEQAQSLIDKTTAAFRQGKIPPTAPFPAPAGPPPAGAAIPPPPGNVGVPPPRPAILPGPPMGGPPMMPMMGPAPHGMMLVGPGMRPPIGGPMPMMPGPMMGPHRPMMVPSRPGLVRSGR
- the mgst3b gene encoding microsomal glutathione S-transferase 3b — encoded protein: MQYVPPQSLLPQPFHPIHPHFGYVILVFIYSWVMLAYLAMKVGIARKKYNVKYPSMYSDKDLIFNCIQRAHLNTLEIYPQWLIFQLIAGAVYPITASVLGIIWVTSRFTYAWGYYSGVPEKRLNGSYGYIGLLGVIFLSIVVAFRTLISA